Genomic DNA from Oceaniferula marina:
AAACCCTCAGGATCGTCTTCTTCATCCGGTGACTCCTTCGCCCTGCGCTTCATCGCCAACTCCGCAGCCAGTTCCGCACCATACAAAAACACCTGCATCGCAAAATAAATCCAGAATAACACCAACACCAGAGTCACGGCACTACCGTAAAAACTCCCGAAATCCGAATGCTTCAAAAACTTGGCCAGACCGATTTTTAATCCGACCAGCATCATCGCACTCACCGCCCCTCCGATCACCGCCTCCCTGAACTTCGGTGGACGCGCTGGCAACCAGCGCATGGCCACCGCCGAGAGCAGGGTCATCGCACAAAATGAAAACAAGGGAGAAATATACGTCGCCAACTTGATCATCCAGGAGGCATCAAACACCTCGTCCACAAGCACCCCCATCAGGGTCTCAAAGATCACCGCACTGGCGATAAACACACCGAGAGCGCACAGCATCAGCGCCGAGGCCAGACGACCAATCAATCCCGCCAGCGCCGCCTTTCTTCCCTTTTTTCTGGGAGAGCCAAACACCTTACCCAACGATTTCCGCAACTCGGCAATCACCTTGGTGGCTGAAAAAAATAAAAAGAACATCCCGATCACCGGAGAAAAACCCGACCCCGCCCACTGCACATCCGACCGTAAAATCTGGGCAAAGTAATTGGCCACCGTCGAGCCCGCCACGTGATGGGCCTCCGATAACAAAATCTGGGTTGCCACCTTTTCATCGACAAAAAATGAGGCAATAAAAATCCCAACCAGAAGAATGGGAACCAGCGAAATCAAGGAATAAAAAGCCAGAGCTGCAGCTTCATCCGCGTGTTTATGTCGCCACCACATCTTGGCCGCCTGCAACAGGTGCCCACACCAAAGACCAATTTTCGACCACACGTTCATCCTAACTGTCGTTTCACCCTACAACCAAAAAACCACGATGGCGAGATCATTCCGAAAAGCGCAGCCTTCAAGCACAAACGCAGCCTTCAAGCACAAAAACACCACAACCTGCGGTACTGACAGGATTCACATGATTGAAGAGGATTGACAGGATTTTTTTAGAAGGTAGCGATAGATTTTGAGCAAACCACGATCATTTAAAATGAAAATCCTGACAATCCTGTCAGCGCCGCAGGCATCATCGAGAGAATCCACCTCATCCACCTAATGTAGGAGCCTGACAGCCTACTCGGCAGGCGCAGCAGGCAATCGGAAATGCCCGGTGATCGGGAACTCAAACAACAAGGACTCTTCTTTCACCCCGGCTCCAATATTATGAATGATCAGTGGCGTGCCATCCTCCGCTCTTCGGTCGCTCACAACCATCATATGGGGCAACTTACCAGCAACCGTGCAGGTAACCAAATCCCCCGGCAAATAATCCTCCTTGTTTTTAGAAACCTTCACTGACCAACCACAACGATCAAAATAGGTTTTTAAGTTCGGCACCCGTCGGTGGTCAATGCTCCGATCCGTCCTCTTCAGCCCCCAATGGTTCGGGTACTTGGAGAAATGCGCCCGCATATCCAGATGCACCAACTTCTGCAGATCCATCTTTCTGGCACGCCGCATTGCCCGAATCACCACATCCGTACACACCCCCGTAGCCAATGGCACATCTCCATTGGGATAAGATAAACTCACATAGGCACCGTTGTATCCCGTTGTCTTCCCCACCTGCCAGCGCGCCGCTTCCACAAGATCCACGCCACCGGAAACAGGCGCCCGTTTTTCCTCCGCATCATTCTCCCCCATGACAACAGGCCATAACAAACCCATCATCAGCCCCAACACCAAACATTGATACCCTTTTTTCTTCATCCTCCTCCACCCTACCCGAAACCCCCACTTCGAAACAAGCCGGATTATAGCAATCGTGACGCCAAGCGTCCTAACACACGAAGAGCCTCCTCCAAACGCTCATCCAATGGGTGACCACAATTGATTCTCACCGCATGCCCGTAGCGACTCGTCGCAGAGCAGAGAGAGCCAGGGACAATAGAAATGTTCTTTTGCAGCGCCTCCACCGCTAACTTGTCCGTATCCACACTCGTTGGAAGCTCGGCCCACAACAAATATCCACCACTGGGAGCAGTTATTCTGGTTCCATCAGGGAACTGCTCAAACACAGCCTGACGGATCTGTTGAAGCTGATTCTGATAGAGTGTACGAACCCGCCTCAAATGCCGGTCATAGCCACCCATCTTCAGAAACTCCGCTGCTATCATCTCCGACAAGGTGCAGGTCGCCTGCACCTTGCCGGTTTTCAAGGCCTTGACCTGATCATAATATTTCCCTGGAATAATCCACCCAACCCGCAAACCTGGTGACAAGGACTTGGAAAAACTCGAGCACTGGATCACCCCTCCCTCACGATCGTATGCCTTGAGAGAAACCGGTCGTTCTTCACCAAAATGCAACTCGGCATTAATGTCATCCTCGATCAAGGCCACGCCTGCTTCAGCGCACATCTTAACCAATGCCTTTTTATTGGCATCCGGCATCACACTCCCCATCGGATTGTGGTAATTCGGTTGCACCAGACAAGCCTTCACATCGTGCGTCCGCAACGATTCCGCAACAGCTTCGATATCCACCCCGGTTTCAGCGTGCATCGGGACCTCGATCGCCTGCAGCCCCTGCTCCCTGATCATCGCTAACAAACCGAAATACGTCGGAGTCTCCACCATCACCACATCCCCGCACCGCGTAGTCGCCTTCAAGGCCAGTTCCAGAGCCTCGACCGCACCCACCGTGGTGATAATCTCGGAAGGGGCCACATCCACACCCGCGGTCAAACAACGCTTCGAAATTTGCACCCTCACATCCATACGTCCCGGTGCCACCGTATATCCATACGCAGCCGCTCCATGCTTCCTAGCCAATGCTTGCCCAATGGAACTCAAGCGCGCATTTGGACAAGCGAGATCCCCGGGCGTCGCAGCCCCAAAAGGAACGACCTCCGGCCGATGAACGGCATTCACCATCGCTTCAAAAATAGAAACACTTGAGACATCCACCGGGCGATTCTCATGCTCTTGCAATTCGGGGATTCGGTCCCAAGCGTCGAGACGGGCTTTGACATAGTATCCGGACCGCGAACGGCCTTCGATGCAGCCCCTATCTTCCAGCAAAGCGTAGGCTTCCATCACCGTCGAAATGCTGACCCGGTGGTCCTTACTCATCTGGCGAACCGATGGAATTTTCTCTCCGGCACGAAAGGTTCCCGAATCAATCAAATGCTCAAGATTGTCCGCCATTTGGCGATACATGGGTATACTGGAATCAGATGTGATCATGGCTTCAACTACAGGCTATACTCTCCTTCCTTACCCGCACAGGTACAGATCTGACAGGAGAAAACCAGTACAGATAAAAATAAACGATCTGTACTACATAACAATCTGTTTTTCTGTATCTGTTCTGATTCTTAAATCGGTGCCATATTCACCACATGAACAAAGACATCATCACGGCACCAGCATATCCACCGGGCAGCCACCAAAAAAACCGGCGTAGCCAGCACCCGATCAGGGATCTGTTTCACGCTCTGGGGCAGGCACTGCACACACCACAAGGCTGTGAAATTGCCGCATTGAGAGCCATTGGGAAAAAAGTCCCAAGTTGCCCGCTTAAGACTGGAAAATAACCTCCCCCCATAGCGCGGGCACATGCATGTTGACCTGCCACTGGGGACTCCACACCCAGTTGTCCTCCGGATGACTCTGCTCCTCGGGGTCAAGCCCCTGAGGCAAGTCGGTCCCATGTGGAGGCACCCGCACGTAGCGGCCATCCACCACTTCATGCTGCCACTGAACACGGGAAAAGTTCACCCGCCACACATCGCCCGGCTCAGGCGGGGTGCGTTTTTCGGAATGGTATTGCCGCAAGGCTTCCCAAGGAAAAGCAATTTCCAATGACCAGCCATCGTCTTCATCGCTCGGATCATTCAAGCGCCCCCTCACTCCAACCTTTCGAATCAAGCCCGGCAAATTGCAGCCCCACACGGGCTCTCCACCTTCACTGTATGGCACGGGTAAACTCAGCTCCCAGATGGTGCCCAAGGCATTCATTTCAAATTCGTAGTAGTTGCGCCCGTCACCGTCGGGGTCGATAAATACTTCGAAGTCGTTGTCGTGAAAAATCACCTCATTTTGCCGGGTAATGGTTCCCCAGACATGGGGTTCTTCCAACTCGGCTGCGACGTAAAAATACGTGTCATCCCAGGCCATTTTCACCCGGGTTTCAAATCTCGGCTTCAACCCCGGATCACCGGTGATATCTACAAAGGCATCCGTCCAGGGAATCGAAGCCCATGCTGGATCGGATAGAAACCCATCCAATTTC
This window encodes:
- a CDS encoding carbohydrate-binding family 9-like protein, producing the protein MKSPKQYQCQRVQGPLKLDGFLSDPAWASIPWTDAFVDITGDPGLKPRFETRVKMAWDDTYFYVAAELEEPHVWGTITRQNEVIFHDNDFEVFIDPDGDGRNYYEFEMNALGTIWELSLPVPYSEGGEPVWGCNLPGLIRKVGVRGRLNDPSDEDDGWSLEIAFPWEALRQYHSEKRTPPEPGDVWRVNFSRVQWQHEVVDGRYVRVPPHGTDLPQGLDPEEQSHPEDNWVWSPQWQVNMHVPALWGEVIFQS
- a CDS encoding PLP-dependent aminotransferase family protein translates to MITSDSSIPMYRQMADNLEHLIDSGTFRAGEKIPSVRQMSKDHRVSISTVMEAYALLEDRGCIEGRSRSGYYVKARLDAWDRIPELQEHENRPVDVSSVSIFEAMVNAVHRPEVVPFGAATPGDLACPNARLSSIGQALARKHGAAAYGYTVAPGRMDVRVQISKRCLTAGVDVAPSEIITTVGAVEALELALKATTRCGDVVMVETPTYFGLLAMIREQGLQAIEVPMHAETGVDIEAVAESLRTHDVKACLVQPNYHNPMGSVMPDANKKALVKMCAEAGVALIEDDINAELHFGEERPVSLKAYDREGGVIQCSSFSKSLSPGLRVGWIIPGKYYDQVKALKTGKVQATCTLSEMIAAEFLKMGGYDRHLRRVRTLYQNQLQQIRQAVFEQFPDGTRITAPSGGYLLWAELPTSVDTDKLAVEALQKNISIVPGSLCSATSRYGHAVRINCGHPLDERLEEALRVLGRLASRLL
- a CDS encoding DUF1287 domain-containing protein yields the protein MMGLLWPVVMGENDAEEKRAPVSGGVDLVEAARWQVGKTTGYNGAYVSLSYPNGDVPLATGVCTDVVIRAMRRARKMDLQKLVHLDMRAHFSKYPNHWGLKRTDRSIDHRRVPNLKTYFDRCGWSVKVSKNKEDYLPGDLVTCTVAGKLPHMMVVSDRRAEDGTPLIIHNIGAGVKEESLLFEFPITGHFRLPAAPAE
- a CDS encoding YihY/virulence factor BrkB family protein, coding for MWSKIGLWCGHLLQAAKMWWRHKHADEAAALAFYSLISLVPILLVGIFIASFFVDEKVATQILLSEAHHVAGSTVANYFAQILRSDVQWAGSGFSPVIGMFFLFFSATKVIAELRKSLGKVFGSPRKKGRKAALAGLIGRLASALMLCALGVFIASAVIFETLMGVLVDEVFDASWMIKLATYISPLFSFCAMTLLSAVAMRWLPARPPKFREAVIGGAVSAMMLVGLKIGLAKFLKHSDFGSFYGSAVTLVLVLFWIYFAMQVFLYGAELAAELAMKRRAKESPDEEDDPEGLLPEADQNTRNEKSYVESEKQAMDDDEGETMHRHAGVGDRDADSEGAGG